The following coding sequences are from one Candidatus Paceibacterota bacterium window:
- the alaS gene encoding alanine--tRNA ligase has translation MTSVEIRQSFLDFFKSKGHTIVPSSSLMPDSPNLLFTNAGMNQFVPIFLGQVKCPYTPGRAADTQKCIRAGGKHNDLEDVGLDTYHHTFFEMLGNWSFGDYFKQEAIDWAWELVTEVWKFPRNRLYATVYCPDKTKGDPSEFDREACDTWAAKFRAAGLDPNVHIVNGGKKDNFWMMGDTGPCGPCSELHVDLTPQGDTKGSLVNKGDVRCIEIWNLVFIQFNANPDGTFSPLPARHVDTGMGFERVTGIIQNTKNFTDFTRAISNYETDIFRPLFDKLEQLSGRQYHSTLPDTPGPQPPASSLQADVAFRVIADHIRTLSFAIADGIQPGNTDRKYVLRRILRRAVRYGRTLGFREPFFYKLVAVLADTMGHVFPELRAKQDHVEQVIQREEEAFNKTLDRGIELFREETEPGCADQLSGEFAFKLYDTYGFPLDLTELMARERGLTVDVAGFNQLMEEQKARARAAQKKQVIELSQVETTAPTRFVGYDKLEAPAKVLEVVAVKDKTAVILDTSPLYAEMGGQVGDTGELEHGGELWRIVNTQKAGDAWLHFLEDKDAPEPGTEAQVSVDRERRLAIQRHHTVTHLLHWALHEVVSPDATQKGSYVGPEKLTFDFSSAPLTPQQVSDVERLVNERILDNAPVTWTEVKYGDVRNRKDIRQFFGEKYGDVVRVLQIGGRPGGLDGYSMELCGGTHTRATGEIGLFRIAAESAIAAGVRRIEAVSGLEAYRRASEELQLIKAVAGKVNAPVGELEKKIELLLAQQKDLEKKLMAMVQERAARAAQDILTRAQTINGTPALIERFDTDGDKLQGIVNELKGQFKGVIVLGGAANGAVAIVASVSPEFTKKVQAGKIIQTIAPVVGGKGGGRPDNARGGGKDVSKLDEALAKAKSLF, from the coding sequence CCTACCACCACACCTTCTTCGAAATGCTCGGCAACTGGTCCTTCGGCGATTACTTCAAGCAGGAGGCCATTGACTGGGCTTGGGAACTCGTGACCGAAGTCTGGAAATTCCCCAGGAACCGCCTCTATGCCACGGTCTATTGCCCGGACAAGACCAAGGGCGATCCCAGCGAGTTCGACCGGGAAGCCTGCGACACCTGGGCCGCCAAATTCCGCGCCGCCGGCCTCGACCCGAACGTCCACATCGTCAACGGCGGCAAGAAAGACAACTTCTGGATGATGGGCGACACCGGCCCGTGCGGCCCATGCAGCGAGCTTCACGTGGATCTCACCCCCCAGGGCGACACCAAGGGCAGCCTCGTGAATAAAGGTGACGTCCGCTGCATCGAAATCTGGAACCTCGTCTTCATCCAGTTCAACGCCAATCCTGACGGCACCTTCTCCCCCCTGCCCGCCCGGCATGTGGACACCGGCATGGGCTTCGAGCGCGTCACCGGCATCATCCAGAACACAAAAAACTTCACCGACTTCACCCGCGCCATCTCCAACTACGAAACCGACATCTTCCGTCCCCTGTTCGACAAACTGGAGCAACTCAGCGGCAGGCAATACCATTCCACCCTGCCGGACACCCCGGGCCCCCAGCCTCCAGCCTCCAGCCTCCAGGCTGATGTTGCCTTCCGCGTTATCGCTGACCATATCCGGACCCTGAGCTTCGCGATTGCCGACGGCATCCAACCGGGGAACACCGACCGCAAATACGTCCTGCGCCGCATCCTTCGCCGGGCCGTCCGCTATGGCCGCACCCTCGGCTTCCGCGAACCTTTCTTCTACAAGCTGGTCGCCGTCCTGGCCGACACCATGGGCCACGTATTCCCCGAACTCCGCGCCAAGCAAGACCACGTGGAGCAGGTGATCCAGCGCGAGGAGGAGGCATTCAACAAGACGTTGGATCGGGGAATTGAGTTGTTCCGTGAGGAGACTGAGCCAGGATGCGCGGATCAGCTAAGCGGCGAGTTCGCGTTCAAGCTTTACGACACTTACGGCTTCCCGCTCGACCTCACCGAACTCATGGCCCGGGAACGCGGGCTGACGGTTGATGTTGCCGGCTTCAACCAGTTAATGGAGGAACAGAAGGCCCGCGCCCGCGCCGCGCAGAAGAAGCAGGTCATCGAGCTGTCCCAGGTCGAGACCACTGCGCCCACCCGGTTCGTCGGCTACGACAAACTGGAAGCGCCCGCCAAAGTCCTTGAGGTCGTTGCCGTGAAGGACAAGACCGCGGTGATTCTTGACACTTCCCCGCTCTACGCCGAAATGGGCGGGCAGGTCGGCGACACCGGCGAACTGGAACATGGCGGCGAGCTCTGGCGCATCGTGAATACGCAAAAGGCGGGAGACGCCTGGCTGCATTTCCTCGAAGACAAGGATGCGCCTGAGCCAGGCACGGAGGCCCAGGTCTCGGTTGACCGGGAACGCCGCCTCGCTATCCAGCGGCACCACACAGTAACCCACCTGCTCCACTGGGCCTTGCATGAAGTCGTCAGCCCCGACGCCACCCAAAAGGGCTCTTACGTCGGGCCGGAAAAGCTCACCTTCGACTTTAGCAGCGCGCCGCTCACCCCGCAGCAGGTGTCCGACGTCGAACGCCTCGTCAACGAGCGCATTCTCGACAATGCCCCTGTCACCTGGACCGAGGTCAAATACGGCGATGTTAGGAACCGCAAGGACATCCGCCAGTTCTTCGGCGAGAAATACGGCGACGTGGTGCGCGTGCTGCAGATCGGCGGCAGGCCCGGAGGGTTGGACGGCTATTCGATGGAACTGTGCGGAGGCACGCACACCCGCGCGACGGGTGAGATCGGGCTCTTCCGCATTGCCGCCGAATCAGCCATCGCCGCCGGCGTCCGGCGCATCGAAGCCGTCTCCGGCCTGGAAGCCTACCGCCGGGCGAGCGAGGAGCTGCAGCTCATCAAGGCGGTCGCCGGGAAGGTTAACGCGCCAGTGGGCGAACTGGAAAAGAAGATCGAATTGCTGCTCGCCCAGCAGAAGGACCTCGAGAAAAAACTGATGGCGATGGTCCAGGAACGCGCCGCCCGTGCCGCCCAGGACATCCTGACGCGGGCTCAGACGATCAACGGCACCCCGGCGCTCATCGAGCGATTCGACACCGACGGCGACAAGCTCCAGGGCATCGTCAACGAACTGAAGGGCCAGTTCAAAGGGGTGATCGTGCTGGGCGGCGCGGCCAACGGCGCGGTCGCAATCGTCGCCTCCGTCTCGCCCGAGTTCACGAAGAAAGTCCAGGCCGGCAAAATCATTCAGACCATCGCGCCCGTGGTGGGCGGCAAGGGCGGGGGCCGGCCAGACAACGCCCGCGGCGGCGGCAAGGATGTGAGCAAACTGGACGAGGCGCTGGCAAAGGCGAAAAGCCTGTTTTGA